One genomic region from Rosa rugosa chromosome 1, drRosRugo1.1, whole genome shotgun sequence encodes:
- the LOC133714468 gene encoding respiratory burst oxidase homolog protein E isoform X1, with protein sequence MTSPATPSFGSKRSNYSLPDHDRQHHRLCGAMLPIFLNDLTNHNNQDLVEVTLELNNDDDDIVVCSVAPVGNDTPEEEEEEETGTGMLGRSLSATSRSIRRTFGWLIRSSSSRTAASSNSGELVLPPREARRLKAKLQRTRSSAQRALNGLRFISKTTGPSDAEELWKQVEARFESLAVHGLLARGDFGRCIGMADSEEFAVGIFDTLARRRRQKITKITKEELHDFWIQISDQSFDARLQIFFDMADSNEDGRITREGVQELIMLSASANKLSKLKEQAEEYASLIMEELDPENFGYIELWQLEALLLQRDVYINYSRPLSAVSVGWSQNLNSFRPKNLLRRLNRSLQCLILDNLQRGWILLLWIVAMASLFAWKFYQYRNKAAFEVIGYCLPVAKGAAETLKLNMALILLPVCRNTLTWLQSTRARFFIPFDDNINFHKMIAFAIAIGIIVHAGNHVACDFPRLVNSSAEEFEPISSDFHGKNPTYKFLFTGPEGLTGILMVIFMAISFTLAASHFRRNMVRLPAPLNKLTGFNAFWYSHHLLGLVYVLLLIHGSCLYFVHEWYQKTTWMYISVPFLLYVVERSIRTCRSKHYSVKILKATILPGNVISLIMSKPPGFKYRSGQYIFLQCPTISPFEWHPFSITSAPGDEHLSVHIRTVGDWTQELKRAISEGDHSLSLVHRTSVAQPQDMDQIRLCSQPKLFFDGPYGAPAQDYRNYDVLLLVGLGIGATPFVSILKDLLNSTRTAEEQLDSNTETSTPSGSLNSFTSSCLTPNDKKKSQRTTNAHFYWVTREPGSFEWFKGVMDEVAEMDHKGQIELHNYLTSVYEEGDARSTLITMVQALNHAKHGVDILSGTRVMTHFARPNWKEVFTKIASKHPFSTVGKDKLPEVQNYTRKIKNSKTTGSKNMLFCRGILLWDANVSKGAEDAIT encoded by the exons ATGACGTCGCCGGCGACCCCGTCGTTTGGTTCCAAGCGATCAAACTACAGCTTACCTGATCATGATCGTCAGCACCACCGCCTTTGCGGCGCAATGCTGCCTATATTTCTCAACGACCTCACTAATCACAACAACCAAGACCTGGTTGAGGTCACACTAGAGCTCAACAACGACGACGATGACATTGTCGTGTGCAGCGTCGCGCCGGTGGGGAACGACacgccggaggaggaggaggaagaggagacgGGGACAGGAATGCTAGGAAGGAGCCTCTCCGCTACGTCACGGAGCATTCGCCGCACATTCGGGTGGCTGATCAGATCGTCGTCGTCGAGGACCGCCGCGTCTTCCAATTCAGGTGAACTCGTTCTTCCGCCACGAGAGGCGAGGAGGCTGAAGGCAAAGCTTCAACGGACAAGATCGAGCGCGCAAAGAGCTCTCAACGGCCTGAGGTTCATCAGCAAGACCACCGGACCTAGCGACGCCGAGGAGCTGTGGAAGCAAGTGGAGGCCAGGTTCGAGTCGCTGGCCGTCCACGGATTGCTCGCCAGAGGAGACTTTGGTCGATGCATAG GGATGGCGGACTCGGAGGAGTTTGCGGTGGGGATATTTGACACATTGGCGAGGAGGCGGCGGCAGAAAATTACGAAGATCACGAAGGAAGAACTTCATGATTTTTGGATACAAATCTCGGACCAGAGCTTTGATGCGCGCCTTCAAATTTTCTTCGACAT GGCAGATAGCAATGAGGATGGAAGAATCACAAGGGAGGGAGTGCAAGAG CTTATAATGCTGAGTGCTTCAGCAAACAAGCTATCAAAGCTGAAAGAACAAGCTGAAGAATATGCTTCATTGATAATGGAAGAACTAGaccccgaaaattttggttataTTGAG TTATGGCAATTGGAAGCACTGCTTTTACAAAGAGACGTATACATAAACTACAGCAGACCATTGAGCGCAGTTAGTGTAGGTTGGAGTCAGAACCTGAATTCCTTCAGGCCCAAGAATCTGCTTCGGAGACTAAATCGTTCACTTCAGTGTCTCATACTAGACAATTTGCAACGCGGTTGGATTTTATTACTGTGGATTGTTGCAATGGCTTCACTTTTTGCCTGGAAATTCTACCAATACAGAAACAAAGCAGCATTTGAAGTCATCGGCTATTGCTTGCCAGTAGCCAAAGGAGCTGCAGAAACTTTGAAGCTTAACATGGCCCTCATCCTTTTACCTGTTTGTCGTAACACATTGACATGGCTTCAATCAACACGAGCTAGGTTCTTCATTCCCTTTGATGACAACATTAATTTCCACAAG ATGATTGCATTTGCTATAGCAATTGGAATAATTGTTCATGCTGGGAACCATGTGGCATGTGACTTTCCTCGTCTAGTAAACTCATCTGCGGAAGAATTTGAGCCAATATCCTCTGATTTCCATGGCAAAAACCCGACGTACAAATTCTTATTCACTGGACCAGAAGGCTTGACTGGAATTCTGATGGTGATTTTTATGGCCATCTCATTCACGCTAGCAGCGAGTCACTTTCGAAGGAACATGGTGAGGCTTCCTGCCCCCTTGAACAAACTGACTGGGTTTAATGCGTTCTGGTATTCTCATCATCTGCTAGGTCTGGTCTACGTTTTGCTACTCATCCATGGAAGCTGTTTGTACTTTGTCCACGAGTGGTATCAGAAAACG ACATGGATGTACATCTCTGTTCCATTTCTGCTGTATGTAGTAGAGCGCAGTATCCGAACATGTAGATCAAAACACTATTCAGTTAAGATACTAAAG GCTACAATCTTACCCGGAAATGTTATCAGCTTAATCATGTCCAAGCCACCTGGATTTAAGTACAGAAGTGGACAATACATATTTCTACAATGCCCAACAATCTCCCCATTTGAATG GCACCCATTTTCCATCACCTCAGCACCTGGGGATGAGCATCTCAGTGTTCATATCCGAACAGTTGGAGACTGGACGCAAGAATTGAAGCGAGCCATTTCTGAGGGAGATCATTCATTATCTTTAGTTCATCGGACTAGTGTTGCTCAGCCACAAGATATGGATCAAATAAGACTATGCAGCCAACCCAAATTGTTTTTTGATGGTCCATATGGGGCACCGGCACAGGACTACCGCAACTATGATGTCCTACTCCTTGTGGGTCTTGGCATTGGAGCTACCCCTTTTGTAAGCATCCTTAAAGATCTTCTTAACAGCACAAGAACAGCAGAAGAACAACTG GATTCAAATACAGAAACTAGTACACCATCAGGCAGCCTAAATAGCTTTACATCATCATGTTTGACACCCAATGACAAGAAGAAATCACAGAGGACTACAAATGCTCATTTCTACTGGGTTACCAGAGAACCTGGCTCTTTCGAGTGGTTTAAAGGAGTCATGGATGAAGTGGCAGAAATGGATCACAAA GGTCAGATTGAACTTCACAACTACCTTACGAGTGTCTACGAAGAGGGTGATGCAAGGTCAACTCTAATCACCATGGTCCAAGCTCTCAACCATGCCAAACATGGAGTTGACATCCTATCTGGCACCAGA GTAATGACTCATTTTGCAAGACCTAATTGGAAAGAAGTGTTTACCAAGATAGCTTCCAAGCATCCATTTTCGACAGTAGGTAAAGATAAGCTACCAGAAGTCCAGAACTATACACGTAAAATCAAGAATTCAAAAACAACTGGATCTAAGAATATGTTATTTTGCAGGGGTATTCTACTGTGGGATGCCAATGTTAGCAAAGGAGCTGAAGATGCTATCACTTGA
- the LOC133714463 gene encoding uncharacterized protein LOC133714463, giving the protein MAARPIWLCLLQAFAFLVLINHQCRRRFFKAVVLEPTPASSRLSEMAGHKIAHATLKGPSVVKEIVIGAVLGLVAGGLWKMHHWNEPSYLVLA; this is encoded by the exons ATGGCGGCGAGACCCATTTGGCTTTGTCTACTTCAGGCGTTTGCTTTCTTGGTGTTGATCAATCACCAATGCCGTCGTCGCTTCTTCAAGGCCGTCGTCTTGGAACCCACGCCGGCGTCGTCAAG ATTAAGTGAAATGGCTGGTCACAAGATTGCTCATGCCACATTGAAGGGGCCAAGCGTTGTCAAGGAGATAGTTATTGGGGCAGTGCTTGGTTTGGTTGCTGGAGGCCTTTGGAAAATGCATCACTGGAATGAGCCAAGTTACCTTGTTCTTGCTTAA
- the LOC133714442 gene encoding probable flavin-containing monooxygenase 1, producing the protein MAPVVSKVGIIGAGVSGIAAAKHLTHHNPTVLEASDSIGGVWRHCSYNSTKLQSHRRDYEFSDFPWNDRDNPEYPSHLEILDYLNSYAEHFDVLKFVRFNSKVVEVRFVGDRETIDAGFKPPAGQPAWEVAVQTSGEDTVQWYAFEFLVVCIGKYGDIPRIPDFPHNKGPQVFQGQVLHSLDYCKLDKEAASELLKDKKVVVVGYKKSALDLAVECADANQGPKGQPCTMVVRTLHWTVPHYWVWGLPFFLFYSTRASQFLHPRPNQSFLRTLTCLLALSPLRHAISKFIESYILWKLPLEKYGLKPDHSFEEDYASCQMAITPENLFSEADKGRIVFKRSQGNWWFNKDGIEFDDGSKIDADVVVLATGYDGKKKLKAILPDPFRSLLEYPSGIMPLYRGTIHPLIPNMAFVGYLESVSNLHSSELRSIWLARLIDNKFKLPSVDKMLEQTTKELEVMKDTTRFYKRFCISTFSINHSDEICEEMGWTSWRKNTWLAEAFSPYGSQDYLQKY; encoded by the exons ATGGCTCCGGTTGTCTCAAAAGTTGGGATTATTGGTGCCGGAGTGAGCGGCATAGCGGCTGCGAAACACCTAACCCATCACAACCCTACTGTCCTCGAGGCCTCTGACTCCATTGGAGGGGTCTGGAGGCATTGCTCGTACAACTCCACAAAGCTTCAGTCTCATCGACGCGATTACGAGTTCTCTGACTTTCCTTGGAATGATAGGGACAATCCAGAATACCCTTCTCACCTTGAGATATTGGATTACTTGAACTCTTATGCAGAGCACTTTGACGTGCTCAAGTTTGTGAGGTTCAACTCCAAGGTCGTCGAGGTTCGCTTTGTTGGTGACCGGGAAACCATTGATGCTGGTTTTAAACCACCGGCGGGTCAGCCTGCTTGGGAAGTTGCTGTGCAGACAAGTGGTGAAGATACCGTTCAG TGGTACGCCTTCGAGTTCCTTGTGGTCTGTATTGGGAAATATGGTGACATACCCAGAATTCCAGATTTTCCACACAACAAAGGCCCTCAAGTGTTTCAAGGTCAGGTTCTGCATTCTCTTGATTACTGCAAACTAGACAAGGAAGCTGCTTCTGAATTACTCAAGGATAAGAAGGTCGTCGTGGTTGGATACAAAAAATCAGCCCTTGATTTAGCTGTGGAGTGTGCTGACGCAAATCaag GACCAAAAGGGCAACCATGCACAATGGTGGTGAGGACTTTACACTGGACAGTTCCCCATTACTGGGTTTGGGGTttgccatttttcttgttctattCAACAAGGGCTTCACAGTTTCTCCATCCAAGACCTAATCAGAGTTTCCTCAGGACCCTCACTTGCCTTCTAGCTTTATCTCCTTTG AGGCATGCAATTTCAAAGTTCATCGAATCATACATTCTGTGGAAGCTTCCTTTGGAGAAGTATGGACTAAAACCAGATCACTCTTTCGAGGAAGACTACGCTTCCTGCCAGATGGCTATCACACCTGAGAACTTGTTCTCCGAGGCTGATAAGGGAAGGATCGTGTTCAAGAGATCACAAGGAAACTGGTGGTTTAATAAAGACGGAATTGAGTTTGACGACGGCAGTAAGATCGACGCTGATGTTGTGGTCCTTGCAACTGGCTATGATGGTAAGAAGAAGCTCAAAGCCATCTTACCAGATCCCTTCAGAAGCTTGTTGGAATACCCATCTGGTATTATGCCCTTATACAG gggTACAATCCATCCTTTGATCCCAAACATGGCTTTTGTGGGTTATCTGGAGAGTGTTTCGAACCTGCATTCTTCTGAGTTGCGCAGCATATGGCTGGCTCGACTTATAGATAATAAGTTTAAGCTCCCAAGTGTGGATAAAATGCTCGAGCAGACAACTAAAGAGCTGGAAGTGATGAAGGACACCACCAGGTTCTACAAGAGGTTCTGCATCTCTACTTTTAGCATCAACCACAGTGACGAAATTTGTGAGGAGATGGGATGGACATCTTGGAGGAAGAATACCTGGTTGGCAGAGGCATTTAGCCCTTATGGGAGTCAAGACTATCTGCAGAAATACTGA
- the LOC133714455 gene encoding putative FBD-associated F-box protein At5g22720, translating to MAPSTRRQICSNANPNNKRVKKQDQTKEGQEQVDRNAMAVDTLLPHLPDLIVHKIFRLIPTKLAIRSTIVSKQWASVWSLGAPLLDFDDEGDSTDHDGDNLVRRKLLFIDFVESCLKHCEKKKLLELDSFRLRMRYDSELIGATRIDKWFSFVVDRCVKELDISIQRKDDNDPAESTYYCIPHTILNAQFLTSLNLEHVRIPESTGLISLPSLKTMSLTAVLFDCQMNWNKSLWMGCPSIEHLSLVSCSFSSLVWHITVKNSSLKFLQVMYCKCKSFLVEAENLESFIFTSEFSQLEYIGLLSECVRLKYISVYAQHAKIIFEMPRTCRDNVKATIDIPNLRGFRYEGYLLPNDVISLKARNPLAAIIKLNWDDEEEVLEPTFLPPWTHFPTWRYFLQNFDCCNKVELDIRHDAIAEAITFPENFRQTFSPPLPNVKYLKVLIVRLRCPQTVARVSALTDSLRWMAPYALFTLTFWDYGEAESSEEDE from the exons ATGGCGCCAAGTACGAGAAGACAAATATGCAGCAATGCAAACCCAAATAACAAAAGGGTCAAAAAGCAAGACCAAACAAAGGAAGGTCAAGAGCAGGTTGATCGAAACGCCATGGCTGTGGACACATTGCTACCTCACCTTCCAGACCTTATTGTTCACAAGATTTTCCGACTCATTCCCACTAAACTTGCCATACGCTCAACCATTGTTTCTAAACAATGGGCAAGTGTGTGGTCTTTGGGAGCCCCCCTCTTAGATTTCGATGACGAGGGGGACTCTACTGATCATGATGGTGACAATCTCGTCCGCAGGAAGCTGTTGTTCATTGACTTTGTGGAAAGCTGTTTGAAACATTGCGAGAAAAAGAAGCTCTTGGAGTTGGATAGTTTCAGGCTTCGAATGAGATATGATTCTGAATTAATTGGCGCGACTAGAATAGACAAGTGGTTTAGTTTTGTGGTTGATAGATGCGTCAAAGAGTTAGATATCAGCATTCAAAGAAAAGATGACAATGATCCGGCCGAAAGCACATACTACTGCATACCCCATACCAttctcaatgcacaatttcttACTAGTCTGAATCTGGAGCATGTGAGAATACCGGAGAGTACTGGTCTGATAAGCCTTCCGTCATTGAAAACTATGTCCCTAACCGCTGTGCTGTTTGATTGCCAAATGAATTGGAATAAATCACTCTGGATGGGCTGTCCTTCCATCGAGCATTTGTCGCTAGTTTCGTGTTCTTTTAGCTCATTGGTGTGGCATATCACTGTCAAAAATTCCAGTCTTAAATTCTTGCAAGTTATGTATTGCAAGTGCAAGTCTTTTCTAGTTGAAGCTGAGAATCTTGAATCTTTTATATTCACCTCAGAATTTTCTCAACTTGAGTACATCGGCTTGCTTAGTGAATGCGTCAGGTTGAAATATATCAGCGTTTATGCTCAGCACGCGAAGATTATCTTTGAAATGCCCCGAACATGTCGAGATAATGTGAAGGCCACTATTGATATTCCAAATCTCCGAGGTTTTAGATACGAGGGTTATTTGCTGCCTAACGACGTAATCTCTTTGAAAGCTCGAAATCCATTGGCTGCTATTATCAAGCTTAATtgggatgatgaagaagaagttctaGAACCCACTTTCCTCCCTCCATGGACACATTTCCCTACTTGGAGATATTTTCTTCAAAACTTTGATTGCTGCAATAAAGTAGAGCTAGACATCCGTCACGATGCCATTGCTGAG GCTATCACATTTCCAGAAAATTTCAGGCAGACATTCTCACCACCCTTACCGAATGTCAAGTATCTCAAAGTCTTGATTGTACGTCTTCGTTGTCCCCAAACAGTGGCCAGAGTTTCCGCCTTGACTGACTCTCTGCGTTGGATGGCACCATATGCGTTGTTTACATTAACTTTCTGGGACTATGGTGAGGCTGAATCTTCAGAGGAAGATGAATAA
- the LOC133714451 gene encoding peroxiredoxin Q, chloroplastic: MASLSLPKHTFTSLLPTQTPRHYYPSSQIVSKSSNSQFYGLKLSNSTSLPIPSSSSGKNIICGKVDKGKVPPNFNLKDQDGKSVSLSKFKGKPVVVYFYPADETPGCTKQACAFRDSYEKFKKAGAQVVGISGDDSASHKAFAKKYKLPFTLLSDEGNKVRKEWGVPSDLFGTLPGRQTYVLDKNGVVQLIYNNQFQPEKHIDETLKLLQSL, from the exons ATGGCTTCCCTCTCTCTTCCCAAGCACACCTTTACCTCTCTACTCCCCACTCAAACTCCCAGACACTACTACCCATCTTCTCAAATAGTCTCCAAATCATCAAATTCCCAATTCTATGGCCTCAAGCTCTCCAATTCTACCTCTTTGCCAATCCCATCTTCCTCTTCTGGGAAGAATATCATTTGTGGCAAG GTGGACAAGGGCAAGGTTCCCCCAAATTTTAACTTGAAAGATCAGGATGGTAAATCTGTCAGCCTCTCCAAATTCAAAGGAAAGCCTGTGGTTGTGTATTTTTACCCTGCTGATGAGACTCCAGGGTGCACCAAACAg GCTTGTGCTTTCAGAGATTCTTATGAAAAGTTCAAAAAAGCTGGAGCACAGGTTGTCGGGATTAGTGGTGATGACTCAGCATCACACAAG GCTTTTGCAAAGAAGTACAAGCTTCCATTCACATTACTAAGTGATGAGGGTAATAAGGTGAGGAAAGAATGGGGAGTGCCATCAGATCTGTTTGGGACTTTGCCTGGAAGACAGACATATGTTCTGGACAAGAATGGAGTGGTTCAACTCATCTACAACAACCAGTTCCAACCCGAGAAGCATATCGATGAAACACTGAAGCTATTGCAGAGCCTTTAA
- the LOC133714468 gene encoding respiratory burst oxidase homolog protein E isoform X2 yields the protein MTSPATPSFGSKRSNYSLPDHDRQHHRLCGAMLPIFLNDLTNHNNQDLVEVTLELNNDDDDIVVCSVAPVGNDTPEEEEEEETGTGMLGRSLSATSRSIRRTFGWLIRSSSSRTAASSNSGELVLPPREARRLKAKLQRTRSSAQRALNGLRFISKTTGPSDAEELWKQVEARFESLAVHGLLARGDFGRCIGMADSEEFAVGIFDTLARRRRQKITKITKEELHDFWIQISDQSFDARLQIFFDMADSNEDGRITREGVQELIMLSASANKLSKLKEQAEEYASLIMEELDPENFGYIELWQLEALLLQRDVYINYSRPLSAVSVGWSQNLNSFRPKNLLRRLNRSLQCLILDNLQRGWILLLWIVAMASLFAWKFYQYRNKAAFEVIGYCLPVAKGAAETLKLNMALILLPVCRNTLTWLQSTRARFFIPFDDNINFHKMIAFAIAIGIIVHAGNHVACDFPRLVNSSAEEFEPISSDFHGKNPTYKFLFTGPEGLTGILMVIFMAISFTLAASHFRRNMVRLPAPLNKLTGFNAFWYSHHLLGLVYVLLLIHGSCLYFVHEWYQKTTWMYISVPFLLYVVERSIRTCRSKHYSVKILKATILPGNVISLIMSKPPGFKYRSGQYIFLQCPTISPFEWHPFSITSAPGDEHLSVHIRTVGDWTQELKRAISEGDHSLSLVHRTSVAQPQDMDQIRLCSQPKLFFDGPYGAPAQDYRNYDVLLLVGLGIGATPFVSILKDLLNSTRTAEEQLDSNTETSTPSGSLNSFTSSCLTPNDKKKSQRTTNAHFYWVTREPGSFEWFKGVMDEVAEMDHKGQIELHNYLTSVYEEGDARSTLITMVQALNHAKHGVDILSGTRVMTHFARPNWKEVFTKIASKHPFSTVGVFYCGMPMLAKELKMLSLELSHKTSTRFEFHKEYF from the exons ATGACGTCGCCGGCGACCCCGTCGTTTGGTTCCAAGCGATCAAACTACAGCTTACCTGATCATGATCGTCAGCACCACCGCCTTTGCGGCGCAATGCTGCCTATATTTCTCAACGACCTCACTAATCACAACAACCAAGACCTGGTTGAGGTCACACTAGAGCTCAACAACGACGACGATGACATTGTCGTGTGCAGCGTCGCGCCGGTGGGGAACGACacgccggaggaggaggaggaagaggagacgGGGACAGGAATGCTAGGAAGGAGCCTCTCCGCTACGTCACGGAGCATTCGCCGCACATTCGGGTGGCTGATCAGATCGTCGTCGTCGAGGACCGCCGCGTCTTCCAATTCAGGTGAACTCGTTCTTCCGCCACGAGAGGCGAGGAGGCTGAAGGCAAAGCTTCAACGGACAAGATCGAGCGCGCAAAGAGCTCTCAACGGCCTGAGGTTCATCAGCAAGACCACCGGACCTAGCGACGCCGAGGAGCTGTGGAAGCAAGTGGAGGCCAGGTTCGAGTCGCTGGCCGTCCACGGATTGCTCGCCAGAGGAGACTTTGGTCGATGCATAG GGATGGCGGACTCGGAGGAGTTTGCGGTGGGGATATTTGACACATTGGCGAGGAGGCGGCGGCAGAAAATTACGAAGATCACGAAGGAAGAACTTCATGATTTTTGGATACAAATCTCGGACCAGAGCTTTGATGCGCGCCTTCAAATTTTCTTCGACAT GGCAGATAGCAATGAGGATGGAAGAATCACAAGGGAGGGAGTGCAAGAG CTTATAATGCTGAGTGCTTCAGCAAACAAGCTATCAAAGCTGAAAGAACAAGCTGAAGAATATGCTTCATTGATAATGGAAGAACTAGaccccgaaaattttggttataTTGAG TTATGGCAATTGGAAGCACTGCTTTTACAAAGAGACGTATACATAAACTACAGCAGACCATTGAGCGCAGTTAGTGTAGGTTGGAGTCAGAACCTGAATTCCTTCAGGCCCAAGAATCTGCTTCGGAGACTAAATCGTTCACTTCAGTGTCTCATACTAGACAATTTGCAACGCGGTTGGATTTTATTACTGTGGATTGTTGCAATGGCTTCACTTTTTGCCTGGAAATTCTACCAATACAGAAACAAAGCAGCATTTGAAGTCATCGGCTATTGCTTGCCAGTAGCCAAAGGAGCTGCAGAAACTTTGAAGCTTAACATGGCCCTCATCCTTTTACCTGTTTGTCGTAACACATTGACATGGCTTCAATCAACACGAGCTAGGTTCTTCATTCCCTTTGATGACAACATTAATTTCCACAAG ATGATTGCATTTGCTATAGCAATTGGAATAATTGTTCATGCTGGGAACCATGTGGCATGTGACTTTCCTCGTCTAGTAAACTCATCTGCGGAAGAATTTGAGCCAATATCCTCTGATTTCCATGGCAAAAACCCGACGTACAAATTCTTATTCACTGGACCAGAAGGCTTGACTGGAATTCTGATGGTGATTTTTATGGCCATCTCATTCACGCTAGCAGCGAGTCACTTTCGAAGGAACATGGTGAGGCTTCCTGCCCCCTTGAACAAACTGACTGGGTTTAATGCGTTCTGGTATTCTCATCATCTGCTAGGTCTGGTCTACGTTTTGCTACTCATCCATGGAAGCTGTTTGTACTTTGTCCACGAGTGGTATCAGAAAACG ACATGGATGTACATCTCTGTTCCATTTCTGCTGTATGTAGTAGAGCGCAGTATCCGAACATGTAGATCAAAACACTATTCAGTTAAGATACTAAAG GCTACAATCTTACCCGGAAATGTTATCAGCTTAATCATGTCCAAGCCACCTGGATTTAAGTACAGAAGTGGACAATACATATTTCTACAATGCCCAACAATCTCCCCATTTGAATG GCACCCATTTTCCATCACCTCAGCACCTGGGGATGAGCATCTCAGTGTTCATATCCGAACAGTTGGAGACTGGACGCAAGAATTGAAGCGAGCCATTTCTGAGGGAGATCATTCATTATCTTTAGTTCATCGGACTAGTGTTGCTCAGCCACAAGATATGGATCAAATAAGACTATGCAGCCAACCCAAATTGTTTTTTGATGGTCCATATGGGGCACCGGCACAGGACTACCGCAACTATGATGTCCTACTCCTTGTGGGTCTTGGCATTGGAGCTACCCCTTTTGTAAGCATCCTTAAAGATCTTCTTAACAGCACAAGAACAGCAGAAGAACAACTG GATTCAAATACAGAAACTAGTACACCATCAGGCAGCCTAAATAGCTTTACATCATCATGTTTGACACCCAATGACAAGAAGAAATCACAGAGGACTACAAATGCTCATTTCTACTGGGTTACCAGAGAACCTGGCTCTTTCGAGTGGTTTAAAGGAGTCATGGATGAAGTGGCAGAAATGGATCACAAA GGTCAGATTGAACTTCACAACTACCTTACGAGTGTCTACGAAGAGGGTGATGCAAGGTCAACTCTAATCACCATGGTCCAAGCTCTCAACCATGCCAAACATGGAGTTGACATCCTATCTGGCACCAGA GTAATGACTCATTTTGCAAGACCTAATTGGAAAGAAGTGTTTACCAAGATAGCTTCCAAGCATCCATTTTCGACAGTAG GGGTATTCTACTGTGGGATGCCAATGTTAGCAAAGGAGCTGAAGATGCTATCACTTGAGCTCAGTCACAAGACATCGACACGCTTTGAATTCCATAAGGAGTACTTTTAA
- the LOC133714480 gene encoding uncharacterized protein LOC133714480 — MEGFQKWVGKITKDVKAASEKASSSSSSSSSFEGPRSTEGLSAALSDQSRIVVARPVRGVVSLWTCSKLCAIAFVAGIIVGYTLKRRVKRWANKLLKRIRDD, encoded by the exons ATGGAGGGCTTTCAAAAATGGGTCGGGAAAATCACAAAAGATGTAAAAGCCGCCTCTGAAAAagcttcatcatcttcttcttcttcttcttcctttgaaGGTCCTCGTTCTACTGAAGGCCTCTCTGCCGCTTTGTCCGATCAGTCTCGTATTGTAGTCGCCAGACCTGTTAG AGGAGTGGTGTCCCTGTGGACATGCTCAAAGTTATGTGCAATTGCCTTTGTTGCTGGGATCATTGTTGGCTATACCCTGAAGCGACGCGTTAAACGCTGGGCTAACAAGCTTCTCAAGAGGATCAGAGACGATTGA